A window from Actinomycetota bacterium encodes these proteins:
- a CDS encoding methyltransferase domain-containing protein, with translation MPGLFHRRSRSQSGRSDRSDRSSGIVPGSSRPDANGGHGSPDWRSYDLVAETYERVSAPRTAEVAADLMALADPPSGGRALDVGTGTGVGVEAGEKAVGSDGVAVGVDPSIGMLRVGAAARPAIRLVAAEAIDLPFHDGTFDVVTANFVLSHFRKYDTALFDMLRVLKPLGRLAVTAWAGADDEFQATWRSLTEEVVAHELMQDALERAMPWEGRFRDPRMLEQTLRDAGLHPVRVERREYRFRMSLEDYVETRETAASGRFVRDMLGPEGWESFRERARATFRERFPDPLTDFREVLLAVGTKPPGWTAQDSQTQR, from the coding sequence ATGCCTGGGCTTTTCCATCGCCGCTCCCGCAGCCAGTCGGGCCGGTCGGACCGGTCGGACCGGTCCTCGGGCATCGTACCCGGCTCGTCGCGGCCGGATGCAAACGGAGGGCACGGCTCCCCGGATTGGCGCTCCTACGACCTGGTCGCGGAGACCTACGAGCGCGTGTCCGCGCCCCGGACGGCGGAGGTGGCGGCGGACCTGATGGCGCTGGCCGATCCGCCCTCGGGCGGCCGCGCCCTGGACGTGGGAACGGGAACCGGCGTGGGGGTCGAGGCCGGCGAGAAGGCCGTGGGGTCGGACGGCGTCGCCGTGGGCGTCGACCCGTCGATCGGCATGCTCCGCGTGGGCGCCGCGGCCAGGCCCGCCATCCGGCTGGTGGCCGCCGAGGCCATCGACCTCCCCTTCCACGACGGCACGTTCGACGTCGTCACCGCGAACTTCGTGCTGTCGCACTTCCGGAAGTACGACACCGCGCTGTTCGACATGCTCCGCGTCCTGAAGCCGCTGGGGCGGCTGGCGGTGACGGCCTGGGCCGGGGCGGACGACGAGTTCCAGGCGACGTGGCGCTCGCTGACCGAGGAGGTCGTGGCGCACGAGCTCATGCAGGACGCGCTGGAGCGGGCCATGCCGTGGGAGGGCCGGTTCCGCGATCCCCGCATGCTCGAGCAGACCCTGCGCGACGCCGGGCTCCATCCCGTGCGCGTGGAGCGGCGCGAGTACCGGTTCCGGATGTCCCTGGAGGACTACGTGGAGACCCGGGAGACCGCCGCCTCCGGCCGGTTCGTCCGCGACATGCTCGGCCCCGAGGGCTGGGAGTCGTTCCGGGAACGGGCCCGGGCCACGTTCCGGGAACGGTTCCCGGACCCGCTCACCGACTTCCGCGAGGTATTGCTGGCCGTGGGGACCAAGCCGCCGGGCTGGACGGCCCAGGACTCCCAGACCCAGCGCTGA